The DNA region GGACCACATTTTAGGTGCAGATCCTCATTCAATCCTTGTCCTTCCTGGCTGTGAGAAACCAACTATATCTGATGCTGTAGTTGGTTGACGACCTGTTCCACTGTCTGCGTCACGTTCCACTTGCATCCTTTGTGGATCTGGGCTTCAGTGATTTTCATAAGAAGGTCGGGCGAGTCTCTTAACTCAAATAGCAGGCTCAACTTCTCCTGCCTGTAGCCCAAACTGATGGCTTTTCGCCAGATGTTTTCTCCCAAACATCTTGGCTAAGCTATGTTAAGTGCATAACTCAAAGCTATTTGAgttatgcactgtaagtcgctttggataaaagtgtctgctaaatgcatgaatggtAATGTAATATAAACAGTGCCACATTGGAAAGACTGCGATTGAGGCCAAGCCGTTTCTTGATGTAGCTATTTGCCTTCCTGTCCATTTTCAGGACTGTTGTTTAGGTAATGTCACACAGTATCAGAGGCCACATAAGATGCTTGTACAGAGTAAACTGGAAACACCAAACCTTGAATTTCTCTGGGAGGCAGCTTTAGTCTATCTTGTTCAGCCCATCCAGAGCTGGGATATCACCGTGTCAGCCGTCTTCCTGTCAGATACATCAGCCGTGTAGAGTCTTCCTAGGCTTCGGAAGTACTTGGTCACTATGGTCTGAAAGGGCAGgtgcacatgaaaaaaaaatagcgcAAAGGAGATTAGTTGTTGGTGGACTGACACGTAAGCACTCTCAAGGTCCACCCAGACTATGTGCAGATCTGATCTATTCCTCTTGGCTGTCTGGATTTGGTCCCAGATCATAGCTGAGTGCTCAGTGGAGCCAGGGAAGCCTGGGATATTtggtataaatgtaattatttgccATTTGCCAAGTAGCTGGTTAGGCATTTTGCCAGAACTGAAAAGAACGTCTTTCCTTCTACATTTAACAGGGCAATACCTCTGAACTGGCTGATGTTGCTGGGGTCTTTTTCCTTTGGAATAAAGTAAATAACTGCTTTGCTCCAATCTGCAGGGATGTATTGCGCTTTCCAGGCCACTCCCATTATCTCTTCACATGCTTCAAGAGCAAAGGGCAGTTCTTATATACCTGATAGGGTATGCAGTTCGGTCCGGGTGCTGATGCTGCTCTTGCGTACTCTACAATCTGCTTGACCTCAGACCATTTGGGAGGAGAAGTGTCAAATTGTTAGGTGGGCTCAGGCAGCTGTGGTATATACCCTGGGGATCCTAGTGTGGATTCCTTCTGTCAATCACTGATCTGGGTTTTGATAAAAAACATCAAGCTCCTGCTGGGTAGTTTGCAGCTTGCCAGATTTCTTCTCCTCCAGGAGTCCTTGGGTGAAATTGAAAGGGTCCCGAAGGAAACTCAGCCATGCTTTCTTCTTGCAGTTTCTGCATTTTCTGATCCTCTCAGCACGTCTCAAGTCTGCAAGTCCGGCCTTGTTCTGATTACACAGGTTCTTCAAGCCCTCCTTCTCTTGGTCTTCAGCTTTCCTCCATGCCTTCTGCAACAGGCATCTCTCCTTTACAAACTGGAGGATTTTTCTCTCCCATCTCCCAGTCTGTTTGGGAATAGGCCTCCTCTGGGGGAGGTCTCAGAACCTCTCCCGACCTTCTTCATAGATGACATGCTTGAACGTGTTTAACTTGGATCTTGTACTGCCTCTTAGTGTGCTCTGGAGAGTGAGATACAGGCTTGACTCAAAGCTTCTCCATGTGTCCTTGTTGCTGGCTTTTGGCCAGTTGACTTTAGGTCTGCAGGACAGCTCCTTAGATATTACACTTGGGAGTGTGCAGGTGGTTCATAATGCTGTTGCTGAGGGCTGTCCGTTGGTTGGTATGCCACCTGTTGTGGGGACTGGTCTTTCTCACTTTCACCAGATACAGAGTTGGAATCAACAGCACTGTGGTGTTCAACCTAACTTTGATTTCTCCTTGTCTGACCTGCTGTTTCAGTGCAAGTTTGCATCTGGCTGCTCCAATCACTCTCAGACTTCCCTTGGTGGATGCGTAAACTCTGATGGGTTTTCACCTTAACCCACCCACACCCGCATTCTCTCAGGATCTGTTGATCATTAGTCATTACCATGACGGTCATAACCATATTGTCTGTCTTGAATGGTTCATCTTCCATCCCGCCTCTCGGTAGAATGCCAGGCTGTCTCTTTCTTGTTGCGCCTGTAGTTATTTAGGGTGTCACTGTAGCAGATGCTACACTGACTTGTGGAGAGGGAAACTAGCCATTCCACCCCTGGAGCAGTCTTTCCTGCCGTCAGCCAGTCTTCCCTGGCAACCCTCCAGTCTTTCCTGGATGCCAACTGCTCTATTCTCAGTTGTCACTGGCGAGACAGATAATCAAGTTATCAGCACAGGTATGCCTACTTGCTAGGTATCACTGCCTGAAGCACCTCCATCGGCAACATTGGACAATCACTGATGTTTCACCCCTTTAATTCTGGAATATCTCAGGGTGGTGGAGCAGCAACAGGGATATCTTCCTGGCACCTCCCGCAGCTGGTCCTAGGATCTCTGTTTGCCTCATGTTCTTTCCCCTCTACAGAGCCACAGCCAAAAAATCCCTCTTTCTGCCTCCTCTGCCAGATTTTTGAGTGCTCTCTTTTGTTCATTGCTGGTGGCGCCCAGAAATGTCAAGAGCCACTGGGTAGATGCTCCAGTGTAGCCTCCCTCCCAATTTCTACTGGGAAGGTAAAAACCTGACTTGGGAGAATGCTGCAGCCAGTTGTACCACGTACCTCTCCTGTTTCCACTCAAAGGCAGCCTCCAGCCCCTCCTCCCATAGGACGGTCAATCGACCATGATGACTATTTTTGAAAGGGTGGACCAGAGGATGATGTCAGGCTGTAAAGAGGTTATGGTGATCGCAACCTGGAACCTCAGATGGCAGTCAAGATCAGCTGCCATGCTCCACTCTCCTCCCGGTAACAGgagagacagctccttcagcctGCTGCATTAGCTTTCTTCCCCTTGTCTGACATAGTGGATCCGCTGCTGAGATGCTTCTGAATGGGTCCTGTTAGCACCCAGTCTGCCCATCTCCAGGACTTACACAAGTTTGTGCAAGACTTGGTTGTGGTGCCATCTGTAACGGCCCTGGATCAGTGCTGCCTTGCACCCGAAAAGGATGTGCTGGAGACTTGGATTCTGGGAGGAGCAGAGATGGCAGTTCTCTTCCAATCCATACCACAATTTTAGGTTCTGGAGGCTGGGAAGCATATTATTCATGTCCCTTATGAGAATGCTAAGCCTAGCTTGGGGATTGTTCCACATATCAGCCCACGTGATGTTCCTATCAAAATTCTATATAAAtagttaaaacaattttaaatagttatttactATTtgactttgttttaaaatgtagtttatttctgtgatgcaaaactgcattttcagcatcattactccattctggtgtcacatcatccttcagaaatcattctaatatgctgactttattgctcaggaaacatttattattattataaaaggggaaaacagttatgctgcttaatatgtttgaaaaactgtatacatttattattcaatataatttatatcagtaaaatatattatttattattcagtagtattcattttttttaatggttgtcAATGCACAGATGAACATCAAaggtatattttgtttaaatagtgTACCTCATGTTTCAAATCATTAAAAGCTTTTAATTCAGGAGCTCTGGGTTTTAACAATTGATCAATCTTTATACGTTTGATAGACATTTTTTCAACAGCTTGGTCGGCTGCAGTTACATAATATTGTCACTTTGCATATTTTATTgtacaatgttttattattattattattattatagttttattttgtattatttgcaaTTCCAGTCAGAGTAAAATGgactaaaatgaatgaatatggCATGACAAAATATTGACTATATTTAAAGGACATTTTAAGgacaaaaacaaactgaaaaccaTAAAAAAGGCAATGTTTACAATGCAACATaagtcataatttagtttttcatttacatttttttctctttgaCATTTTTACCACATTTATTCTGTTGTTGTATGTGATAATAGAAGCAGCTGGGCCATCTGTCTCCCTGTATGGGGCAGAGAGAAACCACTGTTTACTTATCTGCTCATACATCTATTTACTCATGTGAGGGGCCTATCTTTTCATTCATCTTAGCAAAATATTTTGGGAATGGTGCAGTGAAACTGGCCTACCCGTAATCGCTACACCATAAATCGCTTATTTTTGTTCTGTATGtgcacttttttttgtgtgtgtgtgtgtgcagtttggCAGGACTGCAGATGCTATTATGAATCCGCATGTTGCTATTAAACTTAGTAGATTCATATAAAGACTTGTAGGAGCTCAGCTCAAAATGACCTTGTAACAATGCCAGGCACGCTATAATGAGAACCCAGGTCATTTTGAAAGGTTAGGTTTATAATGGAAAAATTCAAACACAAACAGACTCTGGTTCCAATTACACCGCCATTTCCCAACCCCAACCAACAAAAGAGGAAGAAAAGGACTAACTTTTGATTCCCCTTCTGCAATCGACAGAACTCGCTAGTCATAAATATATGCATCTTTTGTGCTTAAATTCTCCCAAGCAGCATGTTGCTTTTTGTTTCATTCAGTCTGAAAGAGGAAGGGTGGAGTAAGGTTAGGGAGTCACTTTTAGAAATGTCTTGTtaaatttttgaaaatgtaaaaaccaCCTCCctctttttttggaaaaaaatgtatGACAATGTATGTAAGAAGGAGCAGAAGCCTCGCAGCAGAATCTCAACTGAACTGAACAAACAGCACATTCGCAATGGCTTATGGTAATCATAATATGGCTAGCGTCCACTGACGTGAACGAAATCCAGCCAATACCACCTAATACTGGGGGGTCTGCCTGTAAAATGTACAGCTGTGTGGTTGTCTTCAGTTCTGTGGCTGTTTTTAATCATCATATATGCACACTTTATTTCTATATTTCCCAAACATCTTCCCAAAGTGTCAATTTAACACACTTTTGTTAATCCAGTCACAGTCTAGCCAGAATAAAAGTGTgcatttaaaattgaaaaaaaaaaaattaaacaattgctATTCTTTACTGTCAGTGTATCTCTAATGTTGGGAAGCGTGTTTGAATCCATAAGTTTATGAGGGTTTTGTGGAAGCTGGCTGGCAAGAGGCCTACCTGGAATGCAAATCAGCCCTATTTCAACACATCATATGGCTACGTACCAAGAGTGTGTGTGGTATATAGTCAACTGCTAGTTTTGTGATTCTCTGGATCGGTATGACATGCTCAGTTTTATTTCCCCTTTGCTTTGTACGCTGTGATCTGAtaatattttgttgaaatattagCGCAAGTATCAAGAAAAGGGTTTTACATGAACTGACCTTGCATGTTTGCTGGTAAACAGCTGGATTAAAAGCTCAAGTGAAATTCTTGTTAGTTCTCAAGATCTGGATCATCTTGTTGTTCACAATGACTCACATGTTCCTTCTCATAAGATGCAGAGGGAGATAAATGCTTCatgctttaaatgtgatattttaaagtttaaagcttTGTGTCTGAAAACAAAAGTTCTTTACATTTAGTGTGTAATATAACAACCTCCTTGTAACTATTCTTATAGCGGACCTTGTAAGTAAACGGAGTCAGTTCCAGGAGTCAGTTCTCCTAGGGTTGGAGTCAGGAATTGGAGAAACCCAGGATCATACACCCCTACTGTCTAAATTCACTATTTAGTCCTGTCACTATGCAAGCATGCTTTACTATGAAACTAAAAAATAGCCTCTTTTAAGATGTCTGTGCATATCTGAAGACAGTGCTCTTCTGCACATCTGTGTTCCACTGAGATATTTGATAGATTCAGACAATGAGAATGGCCTTCCCTGTGCGTCATACATAaagaatgaagtttttttttttttttttttacaaataatgaaGGAAAATGATACGCTTTATTCATCTCCCTCATTCTGCTCTAAGAGCAAAAAGTGATTAGCATCAATGCTTTTACCATATGAAGCCAACACCCTGGGATGAGGTAACGACACACTAAGATCTCCACATTTGGGGACAATTCTGTCAAAAGTATGCAGGAAATTCTTCTCACAGGGGTCTCCTGTGATGACCCCTGCTGACCCACCCCTTCCCTCATGATGCCCAGATTAATGCTAGTGCTAACAGCTGTCGTAGCTTCCATTAATGGCTGTTAATAAGTGGGCTCTCACATGTTAGGTGGTGTTGACTGTGTGTAACACAATAGGGTGCTGCAGGGATTTTTGTAGATTTAAAAATGAGTTCGCATTTTTGCACTTCCATCGTCTTGAGGTCAGTATTTTTTTGGATGGGTTTTTGGTTCTGTGGTTCCTACAAGCtcaaaatagctttttttatatGACATAAAATACATCCGTAATATGTACCCCCTGgtgaatttttttaaactttacctTTGAACAATGTATGTTATGTATTGTTAGTTCTAAGCGGTGGCTAAATGATACTGGTTGTTAGACCATCATAACATAAACTCATCAACAAGTGCTAGGTAGGTACTTGTAGTCCATTATTACTGGTTCCAATTTTTAGAACAaaaattgtaatccattacattaaaCATTGCAGGTAATATAATCTGACTACTTTTAGATTCCTTTAAGCCAAACTTGTTTATCACATTTAAATAGgatatagtgttgtcaaaagacccggtactttggtaccaagtcggtattaaaaaatttttaatgtgacggtaccaggtttctttaagtaccggtagtaccgaggtcccattcaaacccggttcagcgctatgatttccgcgaagcagaaacgaggacggaatctcaaaatccagtcatgaaaatgaaacttacattttaatatggacagtcatggaatttttcaaagttagcataaattaatcaaatcaaatctccatatggaccagtatctgtaaatgttaaggggcaaaagttgtttgaaatatgaatccttgttctgcgcgtctctgtgtgaattaatgaatggcagatgtgcgggtttgtttactacatagactgaagcgcatgacgcttgcattaatttcagcatctgagcttcagagttctctctccatcaagcgatctgaacttttcagttcatctcaatggacgcacagcgcacctgtatttgatgctctgtaaactctttgtgaaggcacacgactcaccgtcgctttactgatagcgctgtttctcacacatgcagagagagagagcgagagtcttaccacgctgaattgacacgctatatgtaaactattctttgttgtcttctcctgtcaaaataatggagttcatttagaattattcatattcatttccaGCAAATAGAAGACAAACCGGTTTCtccagtagtgggcggagctaatgcgcaaatggcaatttcatttcatgatctagtaccgtccctgttttgatttcaaatcagttgaatcagtttgaccgaacgcagacaacgtgattaatattcatgaacccagcagctcatcaattcatagtgcattgtatatacattagtattcTAGTagaattagtatgatagtagaattagtagtagtagtattagaaaaagcgttagcactcgttagcttgtcattagcgttttcattcgaacctatcgctgttttcttttctcctctcctctctctctctccagtttttcacaagttcatcaaacaaccgcagttagaatatttcatcaacacggtgagtaatggcttctcctgctattgttatttgcacctcttgccacatgtacagtttatctatctctgtcgcagatgagggattcacatgtgataaatgcagggaaatagttaggctgacagagaagatttcagaattagagacacgcatccaaactttaattgaggacagtaagaatgttaggcctctagatacggctttggatgcgtctagctcagggattcctgtacattgttcggttccggcaacagagcccctgcagcagggcaactgggtgacggtgaggcagcgtagtcgtgggtcaaaacaccgctcttctgttccgatcaaaacattaaacaggttctccccactcagtgatgcacccactgagaaacctgatgaaagtgctctagttattggtgattctattgtacggaacgtgaatatagagacaccagccaccatagtcaaatgtttaccaggagccagagcgcctgacattttggcaaatttaaaagtgctggcaaatgctaaacgtaaatacagtaagattgttattcatgccggcgctaatgatgttcgacttcgccagtcagagatcactaaaaataacattaaagatgtgtgtgaacttgcaagcacgatgtcagacactgtaatatgctctggtcccctccctgcttaccgtggtgacgagatgcatagcagattgtcatcactaaatggctggatgtctaagtggtgcccacagaataacataggtttcatagacaattggacgagcttttggggcagacctgacctgttgaaaagagatggtcttcatccctcctggggtggcgccactcttctctctagaaatatggcaaatagtcttagagtttatacttgactaactggggcccaggtcatgaagcagacagactggttaAACCGACcttctgctagctgcctcccgtcacagaggtcagttaattctcagcacatagagactcgttcacctagatatcacactatagatactgtgtctgttccccaaactagaaaatacaaaaaatgtccaaaccaagttaagattaacaatttaattgaggttcaacaaataaaaaacagatgcaatatggataaacaaatgataaaacttggcttattgaatatcagatccctttctacgaaaacactttttttgtatattatatttttgtaaataatatgatcactgatcataatatagattgaactctgtttgacagaaacctggctaaaacctgatgattatattattttaaatgagtccaccccccaagattactgttataaacatgagccgcgtctaaaaggcaaagggggaggtgttgcttcaatttataacaatgttttcaggattactcagagtgcaggcttcaagtataactcatttgaagtaatggtgcttcatataacattatccagagaaacaaatgttaatgataaatcccctgttatgtttgtactggctactgtatacaggccaccagggcaccatacagactttattaaagagtttggtgattttacatccgagtaagttctggctgcagataaagttttaatagttggtgattttaatatccatgttgataatgaaaaagatgcattgggatcagcatttatagacattctgaactggGTTTAGTCAATACATTTCAGGACCttctcattgttgaaatcatactctagatttaatactgtcacatggaattgatgttgatagtgttgaaattattcagccaagtgatgatatctcagatcattatttagttctgtacaaacttcatatagccaaaattgtaaattctacttcttgttacaagtatggaaaaaccatcacttctaccacatcttcctgatgtatccaaattccttagcatatccaaaacctcagaacaacttgatgatgtaacagaaactttggactctctcttttctagcactttaaatacagttgctcctttacgcttaaggaaggttaaggaaaacagtttgacaccatggtataatgagcatactcgcaccctaaagagagcagcccgaaaaatggagcgcagctggtggataacaaaactagaggtatttcgtatttacttggcgggaaagtaacctatcctacagaaaagcattaaaaactgctagattcgattacttttctttacataaccccaggtatttattcaatacagtggctaaattaacgaaaaataaaacctcaacaagtgttgacatttcccaacaccacagcagtaatgactttatgaactactttacttctaaaatcgatactattagagataaaattgcaaccattcagccgtcaactacagtatcacatcaaacagtgcactatagaccccctgaggaacagttccactcattctttactataggagaggaagaattgtataaacttgttaaatcatctaaaccagcaacatgtatgttagaccctataccatctaagcttctAAAAGAGGtgattccagaagtcatagatcctcttctgactattattaattcctcattttcattaggatatgtccccaaaacctcaGTTaataactggctgttattaagcctctcatcaaaaaaccacaacttgaccccaaagaaccagttaattata from Carassius carassius chromosome 1, fCarCar2.1, whole genome shotgun sequence includes:
- the LOC132141454 gene encoding uncharacterized protein LOC132141454, whose translation is MYSLSISVADEGFTCDKCREIVRLTEKISELETRIQTLIEDSKNVRPLDTALDASSSGIPVHCSVPATEPLQQGNWVTVRQRSRGSKHRSSVPIKTLNRFSPLSDAPTEKPDESALVIGDSIVRNVNIETPATIVKCLPGARAPDILANLKVLANAKRKYSKIVIHAGANDVRLRQSEITKNNIKDVCELASTMSDTVICSGPLPAYRGDEMHSRLSSLNGWMSKWCPQNNIGFIDNWTSFWGRPDLLKRDGLHPSWGGATLLSRNMANSLRGS